The following proteins are co-located in the Vicugna pacos chromosome 3, VicPac4, whole genome shotgun sequence genome:
- the DIMT1 gene encoding dimethyladenosine transferase yields the protein MPKIKSGASGRRLQRQQQRRELKSAGGLMFNTGIGQHILKNPLIVNSIIDKAALRPTDVVLEVGPGTGNMTVKLLEKAKKVIACELDPRLVAELHKRVQGTPLASKLQVMVGDVLKTDLPFFDACVANLPYQISSPFVFKLLLHRPFFRCAILMFQREFALRLVAKPGDKLYCRLSINTQLLARVDHLMKVGKNNFRPPPKVESSVVRIEPKNPPPPINFQEWDGLVRITFVRKNKTLSAAFKSSAVQQLLEKNYRIHCSVHNTIIPEDFSIADKIQQILTSTGFSDTRARSMDIDDFIRLLHGFNAEGIHFS from the exons ATGCCGAAGATCAAGTCAGGGGCGAGCGGCCGCCGGCTCCAGCGTCAACAACAGCGCCGGGAGCTGAAGAGTGCCGGAG GACTCATGTTCAACACGGGGATTGGGCAGCACATTTTGAAAAATCCTCTCATTGTTAACAGCATTATCGATAAG GCTGCCTTAAGACCAACTGATGTGGTGCTGGAAGTTGGCCCTGGAACTGGCAATATGACTGTGAAGTtgctagaaaaggcaaaaaag gtaaTTGCCTGTGAACTTGACCCACGGCTAGTAGCTGAACTTCACAAAAGAGTTCAGGGCAC ACCTCTAGCTAGCAAACTTCAAGTAATGGTGGGTGATGTGCTGAAAACGGATTTGCCATTCTTTGATGCTTGTGTGGCAAACTTGCCTTATCAG ATCTCATCTCCTTTTGTCTTCAAGCTGCTGCTGCACCGACCTTTTTTCAG ATGTGCTATACTTATGTTTCAAAGAGAATTTGCTCTCCGACTGGTTGCAAAACCTGGGGATAAATTATACTGCAGACTCTCAATTAATACACAGCTGTTGGCACGTGTGGACCATCTAATGAAA GTTGGAAAGAATAACTTCAGACCACCACCCAAGGTGGAATCCAGTGTCGTAAGGATAGAACCTAAGAATCCACCACCACCTATCAATTTTCAG GAATGGGATGGCCTAGTAAGGATCACCTTTGTTAGGAAAAACAAGACATTATCTGCTGCATTTAA GTCAAGTGCAGTACAACAGCTATTGGAAAAAAACTACAGAATTCACTGTTCAGTCCATAATACT ATAATACCAGAAGATTTCAGCATAGCAGATAAAATACAGCAAATCCTAACCAGCA